A region of the Stutzerimonas stutzeri genome:
GCATGTGCATCACCTGGGTATCAGTGGCGGCCTTTTCGATCCGCAGGGGTTTCGTGGACAGATCATGCCGGAAGCGGCACCGCAGCCCGGTGAGGCAGTAGTTGCCAAACGTCTGCCGAACGCTTTCTCCGGCACCGAGCTCCATGATCTGCTGCAGAGGCTGGGTCGCCTGGACTTGATCGTTTGCGGCTTCATGACCCACTCGAGCATCAGCACAACAGTTCGGGCCGCCAAGGATTACGGCTATCGCTGCACACTGGTGGACAGCGCCTGTGCCACACGCAATCTGCCGATGGGAGAAGGCAGCATCGATGCCGAACAGGTACACCGCATCGAGATGACCATTCTTGCCGACAACTTTGCCGTTTGCGTGCAAGACGCTGCAGCGCTGGCGCGCTGAAGGCCCGCGCGCCGCATAATGCAAGCAAAAATACGCCTGGATGGAAGACTCGTCCGCCAGGCGCTGTGGCTGGGGTAAACTGCCGTCCTGTTTGGAGGCCCCATGCAAGACGACGACTTCTCTCTCTTCCAATCGGCTGTGCGCGGCGTCAAGCCGATCAAGCACGACCGCGCCGAAACCGGCAAAGCACGCAGCAATCGCGAACAGATCGTGACTCGCCGCAGCAACGCCACAGTGAGCAACGAAACCACGCGCGTCGACGGGCTATCGGATCAGTTCGTCATCGACGTAGGTGCCGAAGACGAGCTTTATTGGGCTCGCGACGGAGTGCAGGACAGCCAGGTCCGCAAGCTAAAGGCCGGCCAGATCCCGTTCGAGGGAAGTCTCGACCTGCATGGCATGAGCGTCGAGAAAGCCCGCGAGCTGTTATGGGACTTTCTGGCCGAAGCGACACGGCTCGAAGTGCGCTGCGTCCGAGTGACCCATGGCAAGGCGGCAAGGCTCGACGGCAAGCGGCCGCTGATCAAGAGCCACGTCAACACCTGGCTGCGGCAACATCCGCAAGTGCTCGGCTTTACTTCCTGCCTGCCACGTCATGGCGGCACCGGCGCCATTTACGTAATGCTCAAGCGCACCATGCTTGAAGGCCGCGACGAATGAGCCGCGGCCAGCGTCTCGCTCGCCAGACTTGCCAGCCGGGCGGCGGCCCCCTACCCTTCGCCTTCGCGACCCCATGAAGCCTGACAGGTAGCTCAATGTCCCTGGAACAACACTACACCGCGATCCTTGGCCAACTTGGCGAGGACGTTAGCCGCGAAGGCCTGCTCGACACGCCTAAGCGCGCTGCCAAAGCCATGCAGTACCTGTGCAAGGGCTATCAGCAGACCCTTGAAGAAGTCACCAACGGTGCGCTGTTCACGTCAGATAACAGCGAAATGGTGCTAGTCAAGAACATCGAGCTGTACTCGCTGTGCGAGCATCACATGCTGCCTTTCATCGGCAAGGCACACGTTGCATATCTCCCCAATGGCAAGGTGCTCGGCCTGTCGAAGGTCGCTCGCATCGTGGACATGTATGCGCGACGCCTGCAGATTCAGGAAAACCTGACCCGCGAAATCGCCGAGGCGATGCAGCAGGTCACCGGCGCATCAGGTGTCGCGGTGGTCATCGAAGCCCAGCACATGTGCATGATGATGCGCGGCGTGGAGAAACAGAACTCGTCGATGGTCACATCGGTG
Encoded here:
- a CDS encoding Smr/MutS family protein, whose product is MQDDDFSLFQSAVRGVKPIKHDRAETGKARSNREQIVTRRSNATVSNETTRVDGLSDQFVIDVGAEDELYWARDGVQDSQVRKLKAGQIPFEGSLDLHGMSVEKARELLWDFLAEATRLEVRCVRVTHGKAARLDGKRPLIKSHVNTWLRQHPQVLGFTSCLPRHGGTGAIYVMLKRTMLEGRDE
- the folE gene encoding GTP cyclohydrolase I FolE, with translation MSLEQHYTAILGQLGEDVSREGLLDTPKRAAKAMQYLCKGYQQTLEEVTNGALFTSDNSEMVLVKNIELYSLCEHHMLPFIGKAHVAYLPNGKVLGLSKVARIVDMYARRLQIQENLTREIAEAMQQVTGASGVAVVIEAQHMCMMMRGVEKQNSSMVTSVMLGQFRDNAATRSEFLGLVK
- a CDS encoding cysteine hydrolase family protein produces the protein MTKPQTMLQLSGRSYNPATLANATLLVIDVQEEYRSGVLALPALDRALPEITRLLAAAREAGAPIVHVHHLGISGGLFDPQGFRGQIMPEAAPQPGEAVVAKRLPNAFSGTELHDLLQRLGRLDLIVCGFMTHSSISTTVRAAKDYGYRCTLVDSACATRNLPMGEGSIDAEQVHRIEMTILADNFAVCVQDAAALAR